Below is a window of Burkholderia cepacia DNA.
CCGGTTCGTCGCGCGGCCGGGTGGCGCGCCCGAGCGGCGGGCGTCCGGGCGCCAGCGCATCGAGCCAGCGCAGCGCCTGGAACAGGTCGTAGCCGTGCGGCGCGGCACGCAGCCGTGCCCACCACGCGTCGCGGCGCGCGTCGGCGGCGGCCGGCTGAATGCCGGATGACGGTTCGCGTTTCATATCGCCGGCCGCCTGCCGATACGCGCCGGCCAGCGCGCGAGCGTGCCGCGTTGCGCGCTGGTCAGCACGCATTCGGCGAACGCGTTGATCGACACGTGGCGCGCGAAGAACTGTTCGAGCACCGAGCCGAGCAGGAACGGACTGTCGCCGGAAAACGCATGGTCGTCGACGGTCACGTCGACCTGCACGCCGCGCCCGAACATCAACGGCCCGGATGCCGGCAGCCGGCGGAACACGGGCGAGAACGCGACGCGCTGCACGCCGTCGATCTGCCGGCGCATCGCGGTGTCGGCCGGGTCGGCATGCAGGCCGAGCAGTTCGCGCAGCGCATGCGCGCCCTCTTCGTCGTCGAGATCGGTCAGCGTGTGGCGCGCCAGCCCGAGATGTCGGATCAGCCGCCACGCGGTTTGTGCATCGGCGATCGGCGGACGCGGCCGCGACGGGCCACGGATGGCGACGATGCGCTCGACCGGGGCCGACACGCGCAGCGTGAACGTGTTCGCGTCGCCCGGTGCCTGCAGCAGCACGAGATCGCGGTTCGTGCACAGCGTGTCGGCTGCGAGGTAGCGCATCGTCTCGTCGTACGGGGCGCACTGGCTGTCGACGAGCGACACGTAGGTCTCGCTGCCCACGTAACCGGTGCGCGTGCCGTTCGAGCGTGCCTGCGCGGACACCAGCCGCGGCTCGCGCCGCACCGTGTAGTACGCGCCGTAGTTGCCGTCGTCGCCGGAGAACGACGCGTGAAACGGCCGGAATTCGCGCGACTGACCGTCGTCGCGCTGTTCGCTCGCGAGCCGCTGCACCGCATAGACCTCGTAGTCGAGCGGCCGGCTGCGATCGACGACGACATGGTGCTCGCGCGCGCCCGGTTGCAGCGGAATGCGGTCGGCGCGGCGTGCGAACAGATTCACGGCCGGCGTGCAGTTCAGCGCGAGGTGGCGCGCGTCGACGGCCGCTTCGAGCGTCGCGTCGTGCCGGTCGAACAGCACGGTCAGCTCGCACTCGTCGCCGGTCGCACGCGCGAGCGCGGCGCGCAGCCCGCCGATGCTGAAGAACAGAAAGCGCGCGGGAAACGCGAAATACTCGCGCAGCAGCCGGTAACCGTGGAAGCTGCGGCCGTCGTCGGGCAGGATCGCCTGCGCGGGATCGAAGCCTTCATGGACGATCGCGTCGGCGTCGAGCGGATGCAGCCAGCGCGGCGGCTGCCCCGGGTCGTGGCAAACGACGCGGAGCGCATGTGCGGCGATCAGTTCGAGCAGATGCAGCGCGTCGCGCTCAGGGCCTGCGAGATGGAAGGTGAGCCGATCGAGCGGCAACTGCGAGAGCTTGGCGCCGCCGCGCGCCTTCAGCCTGATGCGTAGCGCGCCACGCACGTCCTGGCGGGCGGCGACGGCGCCGCGCGGCAGCCAGGACGGCGCGCCGGTGACGGTTGCGTCGATCAGTTCGAGCGGCCACAGCGTCAGGTCGTGGGCGGTGCGGAATTCGCACGCGGTCTGCTCTGACGCGGTCGGCCGCGCGCGCAGCGCGGTGCCGGCCGGCAGGTGCCAACCCTGTGCGAGGCTGCCTTCGTTCAGCAGCGGCGCGAACCGCACGATCGCCATCGACGGTAGCGGCGCGATATAGCCGGGATACACGGCATCGAGCAGCGCGTGCGTGAAGCGCGGGAACTCGGCGTCCATCTTCAGCTGGACGCGCGCGGTGAGGAAACTGAAGCCTTCGAGCAGCCGCTCGACGTACGGGTCGGGCGGCCCCGACTCATTGAGCCGCAGCCGCGCGGCAACTTTCGGGAACTGCTGCGCGAATTCGCCGCCGAGTTCGCGCAGGTACGCGAGTTCGCGGTTGTAGTAGTCGAGCAGGCGCGTATCCATCGCGTCAGGCTCCCGTCACGGATTGCAGCGACATCGCGCCCGTCTCGAGATCGAGGCCGGAACGCAGCACGAATTCGAGCGGATGCGGGATCGACCACAGCGTGCCGCGGATCTCGAACAGCAGCACGTTGTGACGCCGCTCGCCGGCGCGGCCGCCGGGCGCGTCGATCACGCTGCGGACATCGATGCTGTCGGGCGCGATGCGCGGCTCGAATCGGACGATCGCGTCGCGGATCGACGCCTCGACCGACATCCGCTCGACGCCCGACATCGGCTTGCCGACGAGCGGCCGCATGCCGTAGTTGAGCACCGACGCCTGCGCGTGCGCGAACGCCGACCAGTCGACGAAGCCGTCCTCGGCGTTGCGCGTGTTGAGCAGCCACGCGAGATCGCGCAGCACGGCCGCACGCAGGCGTTCGGTGCCGATCCATAACGCGCCGGGCGCTTCGGCGGCGCGTTGCGGTGCGTCGTCGGTGAGCCGGTCGAGCAACGCCGGCTGCAGCCGGTCGCGCAGGTTGCCATCCCGGCCGTTGCGGGTTCGCGGGTCGTCCATGGTCGTCTCCGCGCCGTTACATCTCGGTGTTTTCCTTGATGTTCCAGCCGACTGTCACCTCGGCGCCCTTGCCGCCGTTGTCGTTCTGCTGCCAGTACTGCTTCTTCACCTTCGCGGCCTGGAAGCCGTAATGCATCATCAGCCGGTCGGCGACGTCGCCCGGATCGATGCCAGCGACCTGCGCAGAGGTGACGAGCACCTCCTGCAGCGTCACGCGCATGAACTCGACCTGGGTGCCGCCCGTCTTGCACGCGGAAATCTCGACCGATGAAAGATGCTTGCCGTTCGCGCAGTTCTTGATGATCGCGGGCGCGCCCTTGTCCATGTACGCGGCGACGACGAGATCGTTGAAGCTCGCCTTTCCCGCGTTGCCGCCGCTGCCGCTCGCCATCGCGCCCGGCTGGCTCGCGCCCCATGTGAACGACTGGATGTCGGTCCAGCCCTTGTGCTGCGCGTCCGCCGATTCGCCGGTCACGCCGTCCACCTTCATAAACATTGCCACGCCCATAACCGTCTCCGTTTCAGTGCGATGTCAGGATGAATGCCGTGTTGAATGCCGATCGTTGCCTGCCGCGCCGCTCACTCGTTCGCCGCCTTCGCGGTCGGCAGCCGCGAGATGAGCCGCAACGACACGGTGAGCCCTTCGAGCTGGTAGTGCGGCCGCAGGAAGAATTTCGACGTGTAGTAGCCGGGGTTGTCCTCGACCTCGTCGACGACCACCTGCGCGGCCGCGAGCGGCTTGCGCGCCTTGGTTTCCTGCGACGAGTTCACGGGGTCGCCGTCGACGTAGTTCATGATCCAGTCGTTCAGCCAGCGCTCCATGTCGTCGCGTTCGCGGAACGAGCCGATCTTGTCGCGCACGATGCACTTCAGGTAATGGGCGAAGCGGCAGCACGCGAACAGGTACGGCAGGCGGCCGGACAGCCGCGCATTCGCGGTTGCGTCGGGGTCGTGGTACTCGGCCGGCTGATACAGCGACTGCGCGCCGATGAATGCCGCGAAATCGGAGTTCTTCCGGTGCACGAACGGCATGAAACCGTTCTTCGCGAGTTCGGCTTCGCGGCGGTCGCTGATCGCGATCTCGGTCGGGCATTTCTGGTCGATGCCGCCGTCGTCGGTCGGGAACGTGTGGCTCGGCAGCCCTTCGACGGCCCCGCCCGATTCGACGCCGCGGATCGACGAGCACCAGCCGTACTGCTTGAACGAGCGGTTGATGTTCGCCGCCATCGCGTACGCCGAGTTCGCCCACGTGTAGCGGTCGTGGTTCGCGGCGTTGGTGTCTTCCTCGAAGTCGAACTCGTCGACCGGATTGGTGCGCGCGCCGTAGGGCAGCCGCGCGAGAAAGCGCGGCATCGCGAGGCCGACGTAGCGCGAGTCCTCCGACTGCCGCAGGCTGCGCCACGCCGCGTATTCGGTGTTCTGGAAGATCTTCGTCAGGTCGCGCGGGTTCGACAGCTCCTGCCACGAATCCATCTGCATCAGCTCGGGCGACGCGCCGGCGATGAACGGTGCATGCGCGGCGGCCGCGATCTTCGACAGTTCGCCGAGCATTTCGACGTCCGGCGGGCTGTGATTGAAATGAAAGTCGCCGACCAGGCAGCCGAACGGCTCGCCGCCGAACTGACCGTATTCCTCCTCGTAGATCTTGCGGAACAGCGGGCTCTGGTCCCACGCGACGCCCTTGTAGCGCTTCAGCATCCGCGCGACCTCGGTGCGCGACGCCGGCAGCGCCTTGATCTTCAGCAACTCGTCGGTCTCGGTGTGCGTGACGAGGTAATGCAGCCCGCGCCATGCGCCTTCGAGCGTCTGGAACTCGGTGTGATGCAGGATCTGGTTGATCTGCTCGGACAGCTTGCGGTCGATCTCCGCGATGATCTGCTTCACGCTGCCGTACGCGTCGGTCGTCATGCCGACCGTATGTTCGAGCGCCTGCTGCGCGAGCGTGCGCACCGCGCGCTCGACCGACTCGCGCGCCTCGGCCGTCTTCGGCTTGAATTCCTTCTGCAGCAGCGCCGCGAACTCGTCGTGCACGACGGCGGGCTGAGCGGCCTGGCGCGTGTCGGCGCGGGACTGGACGGGATCATTCATCGCGGGCCTCCGGTTGGGTCGCGTCACCGCCCTGCGCGGGTTCGCGCGGTTCGCGCACGAGCGTCTTCAGCAGGTCGGGATCGTTGATCGCGCGCTCGATCAGCTGTTCGGCGCCGTGCTTGCCGTCCATGTACGACAGCAGGTTCGACAGCTCGGTGCGTGCCTCCAGCAACCGGCGCAGCGCGTCGACGTTGCGCGCGATCGCGGCCGGCGAGAAATCGTCGATCTGCTCGAACGTCATGTCGACGTTGAGCATCCCTTCGCCCGTCAGCGTATTCGGCACCTGGAACGCGACGCGCGGCGCGACCGACTTCATCCGCTCGTCGAAGTTGTCGACGTCGATCTCGAGAAACTTGCGCTCCGGCAAATCCGGCAGCGGCTCGGCACGCTTGCCGGCGAGGTCCGAAATCACGCCCATCACGAACGGCAGCTGCACCTTTCGTTCGGCGCCATAGGTCTCGACGTCGTACTCGATCTGCACGCGCGGCGCACGATTGCGCGCGATGAACTTCTGTCCGCTGCCCGCTGCCTTGGTTCTGTCCGTCATCGTCCACTCCTTCACTTCGATCAGGTTTCGCGAGTCGTTGCCGCCGCCCGCGTGGCGGCTTCCTTCGTTCGGTTCATTCGCTCCGTTCGCCGCTCAGCAGGTCCAGCTTCGGCAGGCTCTCCGGCGCGAGATCGCGGATGATTTCGTAGAAGTCGAGCGCGAGCAGCCGCTGGGCGCGCCGCAGCAGCAGCGGCGCGGGATGGCTCGGCTCGTGCAGCTCGAAATAGCGGCACATCTTGTCGAGGCCGATGCGGACGTCGTCGCGGCTCGTGACTTCGGCATCGCGCCACGCGTGGGCATTCGACATCGCCGCCTGCGCGGCCGGTGCGGTGCCGCCGGGTGCGGCCTGCGGTGCAGGCATCGCGCCGTCCGGTGGGCGTTGCGACGGCTCGGGCAGCGGCACGTCCTGCGCGATCCGGCGCAACGCCTTTTCCGCATCGCCCTCATCGGGCGCCCATTCGCGGCCGAGTTTGTCCGCCACGCACGTGCGGATCGCATCGAGCGATTGCAATGCGGCACGCGCTGCGTCGAGCGGTGTCGTGCCGTCGTCGCGTGCGGCCGACAGCGCGGCGATCAGGCTTTCGCGGCTGCCGATCGCGGCGGCGCCCGTTTCGTCGCGGCCGTCGAGCAGCCGTTCGGCGTCGCGCACGCTCGGCCCGCCGTCGAAGAGCGGCTGGCGGCGCGCCGCGCGTGCGCAATCGTGCGCACCGGCCACGTCGGCAAGTGCGTTCGTCCGTGGCGTCGGGTCCGGCTCACCGTCGGCGTCGAGCCGCGGATGCAGGTCGTCCCAGCGCTGTTCGAGCAGTGTCGCGACGACCGCGAGTGCGTCCGCGTAGCCGGGAATGCCGTGCTGCTCGGTCCAGCTGCGCGCGAGACAGGCGACGACGCGCAGGTCTTTCGTGCGGGTGGACAACGCGAGCGCGAGCCGTTCGACCGTGCGCCAGTCGGGCGCCTCGGCCGGGATCACGGTGTCGCCGTATTGCTGCTCGGCGCGCGGCGTCGCGCGTTCCTGCAGTTGCAGGAACTCGGCGTCGTATTCGAGGTTCGCGCCGCACGGCGCATCCGGCGCGACGTCCGCGAGCAGCCGGCCGATCAGGTCGGCGCGCGGCGATGCCGGCACGCCGGGCGATGCCGCGGAATATTCGGCGGCGGCCAGCGCCGCCTGGCTGACGTCATTCGAATGCATAGTCGATGTTGACCGGTTTGCTGCCGAAGTCGATCGCGACGGTGCGGTGCAACGGCGGCAGCGCGCCGTTGCGGATCTCGATTACGTAGACGCCCGGCGTCAGCGACACCGAACGCAGCGGCGGGCTCGCGCCGCGCCGTGCGCCGTTCACGTAGACGTCGCCCCAGGGGCGCACGTTGAAACGCACCTGGACGGTTTCCTGCGTCTTCGGCGGACGCGGTAGCGATTCCGCCGTTGGCGCGTTCACGGCGGCGACGGCCGTCTCGGTTTCCGACGGTGGCTTCGGCGCGGGCGTTGGCGTTGTCGCCGGTGCGGCGGCCGCTTCCGACGGCGGGACGTTGACGACGCGTTCCGATGCGTCGAGGCTGCCGGCCGGGGCGATGGTCGAACTCGCACCGGCCCGCGCCGAAGGCGGATTCGTGACGGTCGTCGCGACCTGCGGCACGGGCACGGCGGCCTCGACGGCAGGCGCACTGGCCGGCGCGGCGGCGATCGGCGGCGGCGGAACATCCGCGGACGATCCGGCCGGCAGGCTCGACGGCGGCACGACGGTCGGTGTCGGCCCCTGCTGGGCCAGCGTCGCGGCTGGCGTACTGGCGGGCGGTGACGTGCCGGCCAGCGGCTGGCTTGCGGCGGGAGCTGTGTCGTCCGCGACACGGGCCGGCCGCGACAGATAGGTTGCGGCGAGGCCGATGGCGATCAGCGCAACGACTGCGCCACCGACATAGACGGGCACGCGGCGGCTGCGTGATCCGGCCGGCGCCACCGCACGCGGGGTGCCGGTCGGCGGTGATGTGCCGCCGGGCGACGCGGCCGATGCGGCAGGCCGCGACGTATTCGCACCTGCGGCACCGGCAAGCTGGTCAGCATGGCTGTTGGTATTTCCAACTTCTGGTGCCGTGTCACGGTTGCCGATCCTGGCGTCGGCACCTGGCGCTCGCGTGCCGGGATCGTCGTGCGTTGCGCTGCTGGCTGCCGGCGGTTCCTTCGCACGTTCGGCATTTCCGTCCGGCGCATCGGATTGAGCAGGCTTTGCCGCATGCGCTGCCGCCGAAGCCGCGAGTGTTCCGGTAGCGCCCATCGCAGCGCCTTGTGCGGCCGCCTTCGATGTAGCAGACCCTTCCGGCTCCGGTTTCGCGCCGGACCCGGCTGACGACGCGGAGGCGGTTTCCGACGGCGTCGACATTTCGTCCGGATGCGCTGACTTCGACGAAGGCACATGCGTTGCGGCCTTGTCCGAAGCCGTCCCGCCCTCGCCGATCGCCGACGCAGCGGAAGCCGTCGAAGCATCTGCCTTCCCCTCCCGGCCCTTGCCGGCATCTCCCGCCAGCGGCGCGGCTGCCGCGCCATACCCAACTCCCGTCCGGTCGAAGTCCCGCAACCCGAGTTCCGCCGCGAACGCCGCGACCGATTCCGGCCGGTCCTGAATCCGCAACTGCAGCGCATGATCGACCGCCGCGAGAAACGCCGGGCTGTACACCTCGCCGGCCGGCAGTTCGCGCGACGCGAGCGGCCGGTACGTATCCTTGATGCTGCGCACGACGGCCGCGGGCGGCAATTCGCCAGTGATCATCGCGTGCATCACCGCGCCGAGCGCATAGAGGTCGGTCCACGGCCCCTGGCTGAACGCGGGATCGTCGGTGTACTGCTCGATCGGCGCGTAGCCCGGCTTGATCATCATCGCGCCGTCGTCGACCATGTCGCCGATCCGTTTGCGCGCCGCGCCGAAGTCGAGCAGGATCGCGCTGCCGTTCGGGCGGATCAGCACGTTGTCGAGCGCGACGTCGCGATGGAAGCATTGCGCGCGATGCAGCGTGTCGAGTGCGCCGAGCAGCGCACCGACGATATTGCGCAATTGCGTCTCGCTGACCCGCATCCCGCTGTCGAGCAGCTGCTTGAGCGTGCGCCCTTCGTAGAACGGCATCACCATGTACGCGGTGCCGTGGCTTTCCCAGAAGTGCAGGACCTTGACAAGCCCCGGATGATCGAACTGCGCGAGCAGGCGCGCCTCGTTGAGGAACGCGCCGCGTCCCGCATCGAACGCCTGCGCGAACCGCTCCGAACGCAGCGACACCGTGTAGTCGCCGCCGCGCGTCGCGAGCATCGACGGCATGTACTCCTTGATCGCGACTGCGCGCCGCAACGTGCGGTCGAACGCGCGATAGACGATGCCGAAACCGCCGATGCCCAGCACCTCGTCGAGCTGCAACTCGCCGAGGCGATGGCCGAGCGGCAGCGGCCGCACCGTGAATTCGGATGCGTCGCCGCGTGTCGCCGTGTCATGCTCGTTGTCTCTCGATCCAGCGTCCTTCATCTCCACCACCTCTCGAAACCGCATCCTTTCCGCCTGCCGCGCGCGGCGGCCCACCCGCCGTCACCCAGGCCGCTAGCCGCCGCCGAACAGCGCCAGGAACAACGCGTTGTCGGGCGTGCCGGTGTGCGCATGCGTGCGCAGCGGCGATCCGTCGGCGCGGTTGGTCCACCAGAAGCTGGTGCCGCCGTGCGGATCGAAATAGCCTGACAGCCCCGGCCATGCCGGTGCCGCCGGTCGCTCCGGCAGCGCCGCCGGCATGCCTTCGACGAGGTCCGCCGCGTCGCGACCGACGCCCGGCGCGAGCCGCACGCGTTCGAGCGTCCGCTCGAGGTCGCCCGGTGCGCGTGCGTGGCGGATCGCGTCGAGCAGCGCGTGGCCGACCTGCCAGTAGTACGTGTCGGCGGCGTCCGGCAGTCCGTTCCAGTAGTCGGCCGCGCGCATCGGTAGCGTGACGATCACCGGGTAATAGCGCCCGATGCGATCGCAACTCGGCGCGAGGCAGCCCGACTGCACGCACGATGCGCCGGCACCCGCCGGGATCAGGAAATTCCAGACCGGCGCGACCGTGTAGTGGCGCTCGATCTCGTCCGTGCCGCGCTGGCGCATCGCGGCCATCCCCTGCTGAAGCCAGCGTTCCCACCACTGCGCGAGCGCATGCGGCAGCCGGCTGTTCACGAAGTCGCCGGCACCGGGAATCTTCCCGTACCAGGCCGGCGCGTCGCCGTCGGCGCGCGCGAGCGGCGGTGTCGGGCTCATGGCTTCGGAGGGCATGTAAAGGACTCCATCTGGGGCAGTCGGAACGGGTTGCGGACGCTGCCCGCATTCACCTGCAGCACGATCGGTTTGCCGTCGACCGTGAAGCGCGCAATCATCTGGTCCGAACCGCGCCCGGCCGATACGGCGGCGCGGTCGAACAGCCGGTGCAGCGCCCACGGCCCGTCGGTCGAGAAGCCGTCGGCCGCACCGGCCTGGCCCGACACCTGCAGTCGTACCTGGTTGCTGCCGCGCGGGCCCGGCCAGTCGAGCGCGCTCTGCACGAGCGGCCCGTGCGCGTAGCGGACGATCTGTCCGTCGACGTCGAGCACCATCTCGGTGATCGACGGATCCATTTCGAGCGGCTGGACCTGCACCTTCAACTGCGCGGTGCGTGCGCCGCCGCCGAAATAGACGTCGCGGATCACCGCGGCTTTCTCAAACGACGCAAGCATTGCCGCGGCCGACGGATCGGCGTCGGCATTGCGGTTCGCGAAGCGCCACGGGTGCGACGTCGTATCGACGATCGATTGCAGATTTTTCTGGAAGAAGTCGTCCATCAGGCCGCCCGGCGCGAACATCTGCGCGAAATCGGCCGGCGCGACGTCGCGCGACGCACCGCGTGCGAACGGATAGCGGCCCGCGATTGCCTGCCGGCAGAAGTCGCCGACGTTCGCGCCGGCACGCTGCGCGACGCTGCGCTGCTCGACGGTCGCGACGCTGCCGTTCGCGACGTTCGACAGATCGTCGAGCACTTCGCGGAACGGCGTCGGCAGGCGGCCGGCCTGCGCGCGCAGCCGTGCGGGGGCGTCCGACGGCGGCGGTTGCGCGCCGCTCCTCAGCGCATCGTCGGTGGCTGTCAGGTACGTGTACAGCGCGTCGATCGACTTCAGCACCTCGTTGAACGCCTGGGCCTGGTCGCCGCTGCCCGGCGCGAATGCACGCAGCCCGGCGAAATGGCTGTCGACCACCTGTTCGGGGCTCGCGGGCGCCGCCGCTGACGGATTCGCATCGCTGGCCTGCCCCGCGAAGATCTGCGACAGCGAGCTGCGCGCCTCGTCGACCTTGTCCTGCGCACGCGACGCCAGATTGCGTGCACCGCCCGGCGCGTCGCCAAGCGCCGTGTCGCGTGCAAGCGCCACCATCAGCCGCGTGAGCGGCGAGTCGGCCGACGACAGCGCGCGCGCGACCTGGATGCTCTGCGCGAGCGTTGCCGTGCGCTGCAGCTTGATGTCGGCGAGATAGTCGTCCCAGATCTTCAGGTAGTCGTTCAGGTAAAGCTGGCGGATGTCCCGTGCCCATGCGGCCGCGTCGTTCGGCCCGGGGATCTCGGACAGGCCGAGGTTCAACACCCACACCTCCTCGCGCCCGTACGCTTCGACCTCGCCGGCCAGGCGCGGCGCGAACACGTTGCGATAGCCGTTGCGCGTATAGAAACCTGGCACGCCTTCCGACAACGGCTTGCCGCCTTGGCGGCGGAACACCAGCGACGCATCGGGGCCGACCGCGCGCGCGACGCTGAAGTCGAACGCCGACGTCGCCGGACGCAGCGTGCGCGTGAGCTGGCGGTACAGCCGCTGCGAGAACGGCACCTGTCGCAGCCGGTCGCGCACGTCGGCCACGAGCCGCTCGTTCATCGGATACGGCGACACCGCGACACGGCCGCCGAACAGCGCGGCGAGATGCGCGCGCAGCGCCGCGCGTTCGACCGGCGAGAAATCGGGCGGCAGCGAGCGCTCCATTTCGAGGTCGACGACAGCCTGCACGAACGCGGGATCGTAGTGTGCGCTGTCGTACAGCATCAGGTACGCCTTCAGCGCCGCATACGCATATTCGGTTTCGTCGGGCCGCGCGTCGCGCAGCGCGGCTTCCATCCGGCTCGCGGCGATCGGCAGCAGCACGTCCTCGAGTGCGCGCCGGTACACGGCATCGACGGCCTCGTCGATCTTCTCGCCCTGGAACAGCCCCCACCGGTACGCGAGCGGCGGATGCTGCAGGTCGACACCACCCGCATTCGCGAGCCCGCCGAGCGCGTCGAGCACGGGCAGCAACCGCGCGATGTCGGACGCATCGGAGAATTTCGCGCCGGCGATCTGCGAATCGACGGCCGGCACGCGCGC
It encodes the following:
- the tssF gene encoding type VI secretion system baseplate subunit TssF produces the protein MDTRLLDYYNRELAYLRELGGEFAQQFPKVAARLRLNESGPPDPYVERLLEGFSFLTARVQLKMDAEFPRFTHALLDAVYPGYIAPLPSMAIVRFAPLLNEGSLAQGWHLPAGTALRARPTASEQTACEFRTAHDLTLWPLELIDATVTGAPSWLPRGAVAARQDVRGALRIRLKARGGAKLSQLPLDRLTFHLAGPERDALHLLELIAAHALRVVCHDPGQPPRWLHPLDADAIVHEGFDPAQAILPDDGRSFHGYRLLREYFAFPARFLFFSIGGLRAALARATGDECELTVLFDRHDATLEAAVDARHLALNCTPAVNLFARRADRIPLQPGAREHHVVVDRSRPLDYEVYAVQRLASEQRDDGQSREFRPFHASFSGDDGNYGAYYTVRREPRLVSAQARSNGTRTGYVGSETYVSLVDSQCAPYDETMRYLAADTLCTNRDLVLLQAPGDANTFTLRVSAPVERIVAIRGPSRPRPPIADAQTAWRLIRHLGLARHTLTDLDDEEGAHALRELLGLHADPADTAMRRQIDGVQRVAFSPVFRRLPASGPLMFGRGVQVDVTVDDHAFSGDSPFLLGSVLEQFFARHVSINAFAECVLTSAQRGTLARWPARIGRRPAI
- the tssE gene encoding type VI secretion system baseplate subunit TssE, which translates into the protein MDDPRTRNGRDGNLRDRLQPALLDRLTDDAPQRAAEAPGALWIGTERLRAAVLRDLAWLLNTRNAEDGFVDWSAFAHAQASVLNYGMRPLVGKPMSGVERMSVEASIRDAIVRFEPRIAPDSIDVRSVIDAPGGRAGERRHNVLLFEIRGTLWSIPHPLEFVLRSGLDLETGAMSLQSVTGA
- a CDS encoding Hcp family type VI secretion system effector, yielding MGVAMFMKVDGVTGESADAQHKGWTDIQSFTWGASQPGAMASGSGGNAGKASFNDLVVAAYMDKGAPAIIKNCANGKHLSSVEISACKTGGTQVEFMRVTLQEVLVTSAQVAGIDPGDVADRLMMHYGFQAAKVKKQYWQQNDNGGKGAEVTVGWNIKENTEM
- the tssC gene encoding type VI secretion system contractile sheath large subunit — translated: MNDPVQSRADTRQAAQPAVVHDEFAALLQKEFKPKTAEARESVERAVRTLAQQALEHTVGMTTDAYGSVKQIIAEIDRKLSEQINQILHHTEFQTLEGAWRGLHYLVTHTETDELLKIKALPASRTEVARMLKRYKGVAWDQSPLFRKIYEEEYGQFGGEPFGCLVGDFHFNHSPPDVEMLGELSKIAAAAHAPFIAGASPELMQMDSWQELSNPRDLTKIFQNTEYAAWRSLRQSEDSRYVGLAMPRFLARLPYGARTNPVDEFDFEEDTNAANHDRYTWANSAYAMAANINRSFKQYGWCSSIRGVESGGAVEGLPSHTFPTDDGGIDQKCPTEIAISDRREAELAKNGFMPFVHRKNSDFAAFIGAQSLYQPAEYHDPDATANARLSGRLPYLFACCRFAHYLKCIVRDKIGSFRERDDMERWLNDWIMNYVDGDPVNSSQETKARKPLAAAQVVVDEVEDNPGYYTSKFFLRPHYQLEGLTVSLRLISRLPTAKAANE
- the tssB gene encoding type VI secretion system contractile sheath small subunit, with the translated sequence MTDRTKAAGSGQKFIARNRAPRVQIEYDVETYGAERKVQLPFVMGVISDLAGKRAEPLPDLPERKFLEIDVDNFDERMKSVAPRVAFQVPNTLTGEGMLNVDMTFEQIDDFSPAAIARNVDALRRLLEARTELSNLLSYMDGKHGAEQLIERAINDPDLLKTLVREPREPAQGGDATQPEARDE
- the tssA gene encoding type VI secretion system protein TssA, whose product is MHSNDVSQAALAAAEYSAASPGVPASPRADLIGRLLADVAPDAPCGANLEYDAEFLQLQERATPRAEQQYGDTVIPAEAPDWRTVERLALALSTRTKDLRVVACLARSWTEQHGIPGYADALAVVATLLEQRWDDLHPRLDADGEPDPTPRTNALADVAGAHDCARAARRQPLFDGGPSVRDAERLLDGRDETGAAAIGSRESLIAALSAARDDGTTPLDAARAALQSLDAIRTCVADKLGREWAPDEGDAEKALRRIAQDVPLPEPSQRPPDGAMPAPQAAPGGTAPAAQAAMSNAHAWRDAEVTSRDDVRIGLDKMCRYFELHEPSHPAPLLLRRAQRLLALDFYEIIRDLAPESLPKLDLLSGERSE
- a CDS encoding serine/threonine protein kinase; translated protein: MKDAGSRDNEHDTATRGDASEFTVRPLPLGHRLGELQLDEVLGIGGFGIVYRAFDRTLRRAVAIKEYMPSMLATRGGDYTVSLRSERFAQAFDAGRGAFLNEARLLAQFDHPGLVKVLHFWESHGTAYMVMPFYEGRTLKQLLDSGMRVSETQLRNIVGALLGALDTLHRAQCFHRDVALDNVLIRPNGSAILLDFGAARKRIGDMVDDGAMMIKPGYAPIEQYTDDPAFSQGPWTDLYALGAVMHAMITGELPPAAVVRSIKDTYRPLASRELPAGEVYSPAFLAAVDHALQLRIQDRPESVAAFAAELGLRDFDRTGVGYGAAAAPLAGDAGKGREGKADASTASAASAIGEGGTASDKAATHVPSSKSAHPDEMSTPSETASASSAGSGAKPEPEGSATSKAAAQGAAMGATGTLAASAAAHAAKPAQSDAPDGNAERAKEPPAASSATHDDPGTRAPGADARIGNRDTAPEVGNTNSHADQLAGAAGANTSRPAASAASPGGTSPPTGTPRAVAPAGSRSRRVPVYVGGAVVALIAIGLAATYLSRPARVADDTAPAASQPLAGTSPPASTPAATLAQQGPTPTVVPPSSLPAGSSADVPPPPIAAAPASAPAVEAAVPVPQVATTVTNPPSARAGASSTIAPAGSLDASERVVNVPPSEAAAAPATTPTPAPKPPSETETAVAAVNAPTAESLPRPPKTQETVQVRFNVRPWGDVYVNGARRGASPPLRSVSLTPGVYVIEIRNGALPPLHRTVAIDFGSKPVNIDYAFE
- the tagF gene encoding type VI secretion system-associated protein TagF; translated protein: MSPTPPLARADGDAPAWYGKIPGAGDFVNSRLPHALAQWWERWLQQGMAAMRQRGTDEIERHYTVAPVWNFLIPAGAGASCVQSGCLAPSCDRIGRYYPVIVTLPMRAADYWNGLPDAADTYYWQVGHALLDAIRHARAPGDLERTLERVRLAPGVGRDAADLVEGMPAALPERPAAPAWPGLSGYFDPHGGTSFWWTNRADGSPLRTHAHTGTPDNALFLALFGGG